Part of the Bacteroidia bacterium genome is shown below.
TGAGATTTTGAATATCAATCCTTACACTTTTTTACTTTGACATGAGTAGTCAGTTTTTGGAATACTTGTGTTTTTAATAGCATTAAATCCTCCTTCAATCTCTGTGAAATTTCTGTATCCGCGGGAGAGCAATATGCTCGCTGCAATCATGCTACGATAACCTCCTGCACAATGAATATAAAAATGCTGCTGTGGGTTAATATCCTTCAACCAATCGTTAATGTAGTCCAAAGGTTTATTTTCTGCGTTTTGGATATGCTCTGCGTTGTATTCAGAAGGTCTGCGTAAGTCAATGATTAGGTCTTTTTCTATATCTACTTGGCTTTCAAACTGTTGTGCTGTGATTCTATTTACAGTATCTATTTCAAAACCTGCGTTTTTCCATGCTTCAAAACCGCCATCGAGATAGCCAACCACATTATCAAAACCTACGCGACTTAATCTTGTAACGGCTTCTTCTTCTGTACCTGGCGTACAGACCAACGCAATAGGCTGCTGTACATCTACAATCATAGCACCTACCCAAGGCGCAAAATCACCTTTTAAGCCAATGTTTATGCTGTTAGGAATGAAACCTTTGTAGAATTCTGATGCAGGTCTAGTGTCCAAAATGAGGGCGTTAGTAGCTTCTACTACTGCTTCAAATTGATTGACCTCAATCGGATGAAGTCCTTTTTTGAGTACATTCTCAAAGCTTTGATAGCCCTCCTTGTTCATAGCTACGTTCATACCAAAGTATTTAGGTGGGGGAAGTAGACCATCTAAAACTGCTTTGATAAAAGCTTCTTTATTAGGTTGTCTAAGCGCGTAATTGACTTTCTTTTGATTGCCCAAAGTGTCTACGGTTTCTTTCATCATATTTTTGCCACAAGCGCTTCCTGCACCATGAGCAGGATAAACAATTACGTCATCGGGCAGGGGCATAATTTTGTTCATCAGGCTATCATAAAGCATCCCTGCAAGTTCTTCTTGGGTCATGTTAGCTGCTTTTTGGGCTAAATCAGGTCTGCCCACATCGCCCAAGAACAAGGTATCGCCTGAGAAAATACAGTAAGGTTTTCCGTTTTCATCTTTGAGTAGATAAGTAACGCTTTCTAAGGTGTGCCCAGGCGTGTGTAGCACTTGAATAGTGATGTTTCCAATTTTGAACTCTTGCCCATCTTCGGCAATGATGGCTTCGAAAGCAGGTTTTGCCGTAGGACCATAGACAATTGGCGCTCCTGTTGCC
Proteins encoded:
- a CDS encoding MBL fold metallo-hydrolase — translated: MKVEQIYTGCLAQGAYYITSNGEAAIIDPLRETKPYLDRLAKDGVKLKYIFETHFHADFVSGHLDLSKATGAPIVYGPTAKPAFEAIIAEDGQEFKIGNITIQVLHTPGHTLESVTYLLKDENGKPYCIFSGDTLFLGDVGRPDLAQKAANMTQEELAGMLYDSLMNKIMPLPDDVIVYPAHGAGSACGKNMMKETVDTLGNQKKVNYALRQPNKEAFIKAVLDGLLPPPKYFGMNVAMNKEGYQSFENVLKKGLHPIEVNQFEAVVEATNALILDTRPASEFYKGFIPNSINIGLKGDFAPWVGAMIVDVQQPIALVCTPGTEEEAVTRLSRVGFDNVVGYLDGGFEAWKNAGFEIDTVNRITAQQFESQVDIEKDLIIDLRRPSEYNAEHIQNAENKPLDYINDWLKDINPQQHFYIHCAGGYRSMIAASILLSRGYRNFTEIEGGFNAIKNTSIPKTDYSCQSKKV